One genomic segment of Natrononativus amylolyticus includes these proteins:
- a CDS encoding phosphotransacetylase family protein has translation MTTDTTRPILVTSLQESTGKTAVTLALARIARENGADVGYMKPKGTRLQSNVGKTLDEDPLLARELLGLEAEIHDLEPVVYSPTFIEQAIRGREDPAELRERVAEAFETLAADVDRLFLEGGGRLELGGIVELTDADVAELVDARVVLIAPYESPGDVDDVLAATRSLGDRFAGLIFNNVADAAYDQLETDIVPFLEGRDIPVYGVLPRERTLAGVTVEALADELGATLLVEDGADAYVERFAVGAMGADSALRHFRRTKDAAVITGGDRAEIHTAALEAPGVRCLILTGGHRPSGAVVGQAAEKGVPILAVQTDTLTTVERAEDVVRSGRTRDERTVEQMQSLLSDHADTDAIFRL, from the coding sequence ATGACCACCGACACCACCAGACCCATACTCGTTACCTCGTTACAGGAGAGCACCGGCAAGACGGCCGTCACCCTCGCCCTCGCGCGTATCGCGCGCGAGAACGGCGCGGACGTCGGCTACATGAAACCGAAGGGGACCCGCCTCCAGAGCAACGTCGGCAAGACCCTCGACGAGGACCCCCTTCTCGCGCGCGAACTGCTCGGACTCGAGGCGGAGATACACGACCTAGAACCCGTCGTCTACTCGCCGACGTTCATCGAGCAGGCGATCCGGGGGCGCGAGGACCCCGCGGAACTCCGCGAGCGCGTCGCCGAGGCGTTCGAGACGCTCGCGGCCGACGTCGATCGACTCTTTCTCGAGGGCGGGGGCCGCCTCGAACTCGGTGGCATCGTCGAACTCACCGACGCCGACGTCGCCGAACTGGTCGACGCCCGCGTCGTCCTGATCGCCCCCTACGAGTCGCCCGGCGACGTCGACGACGTGCTCGCCGCGACCCGGTCGCTCGGCGACCGGTTCGCCGGTCTCATCTTCAACAACGTCGCCGACGCCGCCTACGACCAGCTCGAAACCGACATCGTGCCGTTCCTCGAGGGGCGGGACATTCCCGTCTACGGCGTGCTTCCACGAGAGCGGACGCTGGCGGGCGTAACGGTCGAGGCCCTCGCCGACGAACTCGGCGCGACGCTCCTCGTCGAGGACGGGGCCGACGCGTACGTCGAGCGTTTCGCGGTCGGCGCGATGGGCGCCGACAGCGCGCTCCGTCACTTCCGCCGGACCAAAGACGCCGCGGTCATCACCGGCGGCGACCGGGCCGAGATTCACACGGCGGCGCTCGAGGCGCCCGGCGTTCGGTGTCTGATCCTCACCGGCGGCCACCGCCCCTCGGGGGCGGTCGTCGGCCAGGCAGCCGAGAAAGGGGTGCCGATTCTCGCGGTTCAGACGGATACGCTGACGACCGTCGAACGCGCCGAGGACGTCGTCCGCAGCGGCCGGACCCGCGACGAGCGAACCGTCGAACAGATGCAGTCGCTGCTCTCCGATCACGCGGACACCGACGCGATTTTCCGTCTCTAA
- the pyrI gene encoding aspartate carbamoyltransferase regulatory subunit produces MSADHELRVSKIRNGTVIDHVHGGQALNVLTILGIDGSEGEEVSVGINVPSDRLARKDIVKVEGRELSQDEVDVLSLIAPDATINIVREYDVVEKHRVERPAVVDGVLSCPNPNCITTDSEPVTSTFDVLDDGVRCAYCETIVREDIADLIDG; encoded by the coding sequence ATGAGCGCAGATCACGAACTTCGCGTCAGCAAGATCCGGAACGGAACGGTGATCGACCACGTCCACGGCGGACAGGCGCTGAACGTCCTCACGATCCTCGGCATCGACGGCAGCGAGGGCGAGGAGGTCTCCGTCGGGATCAACGTCCCGTCGGATCGCCTCGCCCGCAAGGACATCGTGAAAGTCGAGGGCCGAGAGCTGAGCCAGGACGAAGTCGACGTGCTGTCGCTGATCGCTCCCGACGCGACGATCAACATCGTTCGGGAGTACGACGTCGTCGAGAAACACCGGGTCGAGCGGCCTGCCGTCGTCGACGGCGTGCTCTCGTGTCCGAACCCCAACTGCATCACGACCGACAGCGAACCCGTCACCTCGACGTTCGACGTCCTCGACGACGGCGTCCGGTGTGCCTACTGCGAGACGATCGTCCGCGAGGACATCGCCGACCTCATCGACGGCTGA
- a CDS encoding NUDIX hydrolase yields the protein MTFDELRIRADEASRRANEAYRRLERRYEGFSERERTRRVSRRRFSTLVDRTRRTGAPFGAHTIVSRSSGELLLVRHEGVDRWVLPGGGVDRGESFLEAARRELDEEAGIDARYEGLAMVTRVEIETGGYETWGIIPTFAATAESLEPEVSDPDGEISAARWFETLPADTRDREELLAWRAENGV from the coding sequence ATGACGTTCGACGAGTTGCGCATCCGGGCCGACGAGGCGAGCCGCCGGGCGAACGAGGCGTACAGGCGACTCGAGCGCCGCTACGAGGGCTTTTCCGAGCGCGAGCGAACCCGTCGGGTGTCCCGACGCCGGTTCAGCACGCTCGTCGACCGCACCCGGCGGACGGGGGCGCCGTTCGGCGCGCACACGATCGTCTCACGGTCCTCGGGGGAGCTGTTGCTCGTCCGCCACGAGGGTGTCGACCGCTGGGTGCTCCCCGGCGGGGGCGTCGACCGCGGGGAGTCGTTTCTCGAGGCGGCGCGGCGCGAACTCGACGAGGAGGCCGGAATCGACGCCCGGTACGAGGGGCTGGCGATGGTCACCCGCGTCGAGATCGAGACCGGCGGCTACGAGACCTGGGGGATCATTCCAACGTTCGCCGCGACCGCGGAGAGCCTCGAGCCGGAGGTTTCCGACCCCGACGGCGAAATCTCGGCCGCCCGCTGGTTCGAGACGCTGCCGGCGGACACGCGCGACCGCGAGGAACTCCTCGCCTGGCGGGCCGAAAACGGCGTGTAG
- a CDS encoding DHH family phosphoesterase, with translation MSTGVTISSTSDYAILGCGSVGYAVAEELVGQGKDVLIIDRDESRVESLRDQDLDARTADIREAETAEIVADRSVVLILASDVESNKQAVEHIRALGNEQFVVARASDPVSGDELSELGADIVINPSTVIADSALRALESGELEYNAAKLAAILEETGDRLAIVTQNSPDPDSIASAAALQAIAAHLGVESDIVYLGDIGHQENRAFVNLLGIELLQWDDIEDRSVYDTVAHVDHAAASEIGLDIDIIIDHHEPDDDYDPAFVDIRPNMSSTSTIMTKYTQEFDMSVSEAVATALLYGIRAETLDFKRDTTPADLTAAAYLYPFANHDTLEQVESPSMSPETLDVLAEAIANRDVQGSHLVSNAGFVRDREALSQAASHLLNLEGVTTTAVFGIAEETIFLAARSKDIRMNIGKVLDDAYGEIGETAGHSTQASAEIPLGIFTGIEISEDTRETLLGLTEEAVKRTLFDAMGVDGSEGSNGS, from the coding sequence ATGAGTACGGGGGTTACTATCTCGTCGACGTCCGACTACGCCATTCTCGGCTGCGGGAGCGTCGGCTACGCTGTGGCCGAGGAACTGGTCGGTCAGGGCAAGGACGTGCTGATAATCGACCGCGACGAGAGCCGCGTCGAATCGCTTCGCGACCAGGACCTCGACGCGCGAACGGCGGATATCCGCGAGGCGGAGACCGCCGAGATCGTCGCGGACCGGAGCGTCGTTCTCATTCTCGCCTCCGACGTCGAATCGAACAAGCAGGCGGTCGAACACATCCGAGCGCTCGGCAACGAGCAGTTCGTCGTCGCGCGCGCGAGCGATCCAGTCTCCGGCGACGAACTCTCCGAACTGGGCGCTGACATCGTCATCAACCCCTCCACGGTGATCGCCGACTCCGCACTGCGGGCACTCGAGTCCGGCGAACTCGAGTACAACGCGGCGAAGCTCGCGGCTATTCTCGAGGAGACCGGCGATCGATTGGCGATCGTCACCCAGAACAGCCCGGACCCCGATTCGATCGCGAGCGCGGCCGCCCTCCAGGCGATCGCAGCGCACCTGGGTGTGGAGTCCGACATCGTCTACCTGGGCGATATCGGCCACCAGGAGAACCGCGCGTTCGTCAATCTGCTGGGCATCGAACTCCTGCAGTGGGACGACATCGAGGACCGGTCGGTGTACGACACGGTCGCTCACGTCGACCACGCCGCGGCGAGCGAGATCGGCCTCGACATCGACATCATCATCGATCACCACGAGCCGGACGATGACTACGATCCCGCGTTCGTCGACATCCGGCCGAACATGTCCTCGACGTCGACGATCATGACGAAGTACACCCAGGAGTTCGACATGAGCGTCTCCGAGGCCGTCGCGACCGCCCTGCTCTACGGGATTCGCGCAGAGACCCTCGACTTCAAGCGCGATACGACGCCGGCGGACCTGACCGCCGCGGCCTACCTCTACCCCTTCGCGAACCACGACACCTTAGAACAGGTCGAGTCGCCCTCGATGTCCCCCGAGACCCTCGACGTGCTCGCCGAGGCGATCGCCAACCGCGACGTCCAGGGGAGTCACCTCGTCTCGAACGCCGGCTTCGTCCGGGACCGCGAGGCGCTCTCGCAGGCGGCGAGTCACCTGCTCAACCTCGAGGGCGTGACGACGACGGCCGTCTTCGGCATCGCCGAGGAGACGATCTTTCTCGCGGCGCGCTCGAAGGACATCCGGATGAACATCGGGAAGGTCCTCGACGACGCCTACGGCGAGATCGGCGAGACCGCGGGTCACTCGACGCAGGCGAGCGCGGAGATTCCGCTCGGAATCTTCACCGGCATCGAAATCTCGGAGGATACGCGCGAAACGCTGCTCGGACTGACCGAGGAGGCGGTCAAACGCACGCTGTTCGACGCGATGGGCGTCGACGGCTCCGAGGGATCGAACGGGAGCTAA
- a CDS encoding proteasome assembly chaperone family protein has protein sequence MSPQASFDVTSARDGDSSVLVLGLSNPGFAGVTATDYLIRHLECEEVGHVAPDGLPSITPFADGEPRNHTRIYDVVDTPLALLIGELFVPVWAAAPFVDAVLEWASKAGIDEIAIPYGVAFPHEADEHAVFSVATETFRRRRLADAGFEGLTGGVLDGVVGDVVARSLNGDAPPTGALVTPTHPPGPDLEAALLLVDAIERLYGVDVDERELREQSEQLAQYYSTLADRMTAMGEGGPEGRDYPEDRTYM, from the coding sequence ATGTCACCACAGGCATCGTTCGACGTCACCTCCGCACGCGACGGCGACAGCTCGGTGCTCGTCCTCGGGCTGTCGAATCCCGGCTTCGCGGGCGTCACCGCGACCGACTACCTGATTCGCCACCTCGAGTGCGAGGAGGTCGGCCACGTCGCACCCGACGGACTGCCGTCGATCACGCCGTTCGCGGACGGTGAGCCGAGAAACCACACCCGCATCTACGACGTGGTCGACACGCCGCTGGCGCTGCTGATCGGCGAGCTGTTCGTGCCGGTGTGGGCGGCCGCCCCGTTCGTCGACGCCGTCCTCGAGTGGGCGAGTAAGGCCGGTATCGACGAGATCGCGATCCCGTACGGCGTGGCCTTCCCCCACGAAGCCGACGAGCACGCGGTGTTCTCCGTCGCAACGGAGACGTTTCGGCGTCGACGGCTCGCCGACGCCGGATTCGAGGGGCTCACCGGGGGCGTTCTCGACGGCGTCGTCGGCGACGTCGTGGCGCGCAGCCTCAACGGCGACGCGCCGCCGACGGGTGCGCTCGTGACGCCGACGCACCCGCCGGGGCCGGACCTCGAGGCCGCACTGTTGCTCGTCGACGCTATAGAGCGGCTCTACGGCGTCGACGTCGACGAGCGAGAGCTGCGCGAGCAGTCCGAACAGCTGGCCCAGTACTACTCGACGCTCGCCGATCGGATGACCGCGATGGGCGAGGGCGGGCCCGAGGGACGCGACTACCCGGAAGACCGCACGTACATGTGA
- a CDS encoding enoyl-CoA hydratase/isomerase family protein, which yields MHVDSDDGVARITFDRPGVMNAFSTETAAQLADEIEAVSPDDHHAVVLTGEGAAFSAGGDIQAMADRTEGPQEAYERVCETFGRVVESMLECRVPIVAKVNGDAVGAGLAIAALSDFAYATEEARFSCAFVRVGLIPDTGGTFLLPKLVGLRTAKQLAFTGEFFSAAEAADYDLINEAVPDEELDERVAETVDRLGRRPTRTIGLMKQAMHENLGRHWSESLDYENLLQVQAYTSDAHEEGVQAFLEGRPPEFD from the coding sequence ATGCACGTCGACAGCGACGACGGAGTGGCGCGGATCACGTTCGACCGCCCGGGCGTGATGAACGCGTTCTCGACGGAGACCGCGGCACAGCTCGCGGACGAGATCGAGGCGGTTTCCCCGGACGACCACCACGCGGTCGTTCTCACCGGCGAGGGTGCCGCGTTCAGCGCCGGCGGCGACATCCAGGCGATGGCCGACCGAACCGAGGGTCCACAGGAGGCCTACGAGCGCGTCTGCGAGACGTTCGGGCGGGTCGTCGAATCGATGCTCGAGTGTCGGGTACCGATCGTCGCGAAGGTCAACGGCGACGCGGTGGGCGCCGGACTCGCGATCGCCGCCCTCTCGGACTTCGCGTACGCGACTGAGGAGGCGCGGTTCTCGTGTGCGTTCGTTCGCGTCGGGTTGATCCCCGACACCGGGGGGACGTTCCTGTTACCCAAACTGGTGGGGCTTCGCACCGCGAAACAGCTCGCGTTCACGGGTGAGTTCTTCTCGGCCGCCGAAGCAGCCGACTACGACCTGATCAACGAAGCCGTCCCCGACGAGGAACTCGACGAGCGCGTCGCCGAAACGGTCGACCGCCTCGGCCGCCGGCCGACCCGGACGATCGGGCTGATGAAACAGGCCATGCACGAGAACCTGGGTCGTCACTGGTCGGAGTCGCTCGACTACGAGAACCTGCTGCAGGTCCAGGCGTACACCTCCGACGCACACGAAGAGGGCGTCCAGGCGTTTCTCGAGGGGCGACCCCCCGAGTTCGACTGA
- a CDS encoding amidohydrolase family protein, translating into MALPAALEAADGPRAIDTHAHQPTSEFLHDAGGEMMRDAADRFGADLETDTYENMIEEYRAVGVGRAVLLGWDAETNTGNPPVPNEYVAAVRDEHPDFFVGFGSVDPLKDDCVAEARRCVEDLDLSGFKFQQIAQGFDPSDPAHEELWATIEELDVPVVFHGGNSTLGACAPGGRGLKIKYGNPMLIDDVAANFPDLQILIAHPAFPWEREQLAICQQKGNVYMDLSGWMPKYIDDQVLHYAKTLLSDKVMFGTDYPMLEPKPWLEQFAALEFSEELQRKLLWENAESFLGL; encoded by the coding sequence ATGGCACTTCCGGCAGCGCTCGAGGCCGCCGACGGCCCGCGGGCGATCGACACCCACGCCCACCAGCCGACCAGCGAGTTCCTCCACGACGCGGGCGGCGAGATGATGCGCGACGCCGCCGACCGCTTCGGTGCGGACCTCGAGACGGACACCTACGAGAACATGATCGAGGAGTACCGCGCCGTCGGCGTCGGCCGCGCCGTCTTGCTCGGGTGGGACGCCGAGACGAACACCGGGAACCCGCCGGTGCCGAACGAGTACGTCGCGGCGGTGCGCGACGAGCACCCCGACTTCTTCGTCGGCTTCGGCTCCGTCGATCCGCTGAAGGACGACTGCGTCGCGGAGGCCCGGCGCTGCGTCGAGGATCTCGACCTCTCCGGGTTCAAGTTCCAGCAGATCGCCCAGGGGTTCGATCCCTCCGATCCCGCCCACGAGGAGCTGTGGGCGACGATCGAAGAACTCGACGTTCCCGTCGTCTTTCACGGCGGGAACTCGACGCTCGGCGCCTGTGCGCCGGGCGGTCGCGGGCTCAAGATCAAGTACGGCAACCCGATGCTGATCGACGACGTCGCGGCGAACTTCCCCGACCTGCAGATCCTCATCGCCCACCCGGCGTTCCCCTGGGAGCGAGAACAGCTCGCGATCTGCCAGCAGAAGGGGAACGTCTACATGGACCTCTCGGGGTGGATGCCGAAGTACATCGACGATCAGGTGCTCCACTACGCGAAGACGCTGCTTTCGGACAAGGTCATGTTCGGCACCGACTACCCGATGCTCGAACCGAAACCCTGGCTCGAGCAGTTCGCCGCCCTCGAGTTCTCCGAGGAACTCCAGCGCAAACTCCTCTGGGAGAACGCCGAGTCGTTCCTGGGACTCTGA
- a CDS encoding acetate--CoA ligase family protein: protein MGRLQELFAPETVAVVGATDRDGAVGRAILENLAADFEGEVVPVNPNRDAVLELECYPDVSSAPPVDLSVIVVPPSIVLEAIRESAEAGVENVVVITAGFSETGGEGAARERELREIAAEYDLNLVGPNSLGVMSTGVGLNATFGPENALEGSVSFMSQSGAFITAVLDWANEQGIGFRDVVSLGNKAVLDEADFIREWGESPDTDVVIGYLEGIDGGAEFVETTREVTAETPVVLVKSGRTDAGAKAASSHTGAIAGTERAYEAGLEQAGVLRARSVQELFDYARALSGLPAPDADGVAVVTNAGGPGVLTTDAVGDSSLEMASFTDETIDALAEAMPEEANVYNPIDVIGDADLERFDEALDIALGDPNVGAAVVVSAPTAVLRYDELAEAVISRHTEHEKPVVTCLMGGDRARAAEISLREFGVPNYFDPARAVSGLDALARYRRIRERSVDAPATFDVDRERAREVLARAESRTDNRLGVEAMDLLEAYGIPTPTGEIVDDPDEAVSVAESIEGEVVLKIVSPDISHKSDIGGVKVGVSDDEVYDAYEDVVARARNYQPDATIIGVQVQEMVDLEASTETIVGMNRDPQFGPLLLFGLGGIFVEILEDTSIRVAPIGEGAAREMVDEIRAAPLLRGARGREPADVEGVVETIQRLSQLVTDFPAILELDVNPLVAGPDGVQAIDLRLTVDTEEL, encoded by the coding sequence ATGGGCAGGTTACAGGAGCTGTTCGCACCCGAGACCGTCGCCGTCGTCGGGGCGACCGACCGCGACGGTGCCGTCGGCCGTGCGATCCTCGAGAACCTCGCGGCGGACTTCGAGGGTGAGGTCGTCCCGGTCAACCCGAACCGCGACGCCGTTCTGGAACTCGAGTGTTATCCGGACGTCTCGAGCGCGCCGCCGGTCGATCTGTCGGTGATCGTCGTCCCGCCGTCGATCGTCCTCGAGGCGATCCGGGAGTCCGCCGAAGCGGGCGTCGAGAACGTCGTCGTCATCACGGCCGGCTTCTCAGAAACCGGCGGCGAGGGCGCGGCCCGCGAGCGCGAACTGCGCGAGATCGCCGCCGAGTACGACCTCAACCTCGTCGGCCCCAACAGCCTGGGCGTGATGAGCACCGGCGTCGGACTGAACGCCACGTTCGGTCCCGAGAACGCCCTCGAGGGCTCCGTCTCGTTCATGAGCCAGTCGGGCGCGTTCATCACCGCCGTCCTCGACTGGGCGAACGAGCAGGGGATCGGCTTTCGAGACGTCGTCTCGCTCGGCAACAAGGCCGTCCTCGACGAGGCGGACTTCATCCGCGAGTGGGGCGAGAGCCCCGACACCGACGTCGTCATCGGCTACCTCGAGGGGATCGACGGCGGCGCGGAGTTCGTCGAAACCACCCGGGAGGTCACCGCCGAGACGCCGGTGGTCCTCGTCAAGTCCGGCCGCACCGACGCGGGCGCCAAGGCGGCCTCCTCGCACACCGGCGCGATCGCCGGCACCGAGCGGGCCTACGAGGCGGGACTGGAGCAAGCCGGCGTGCTCCGGGCGCGGTCGGTCCAGGAGCTGTTCGACTACGCCCGCGCGCTCTCCGGGCTGCCGGCGCCCGACGCCGACGGCGTCGCCGTCGTCACGAACGCGGGCGGCCCCGGCGTGCTCACGACCGACGCCGTCGGCGACTCGTCGCTCGAGATGGCCTCGTTCACCGACGAGACGATCGACGCGCTCGCCGAGGCGATGCCCGAGGAGGCGAACGTCTACAACCCGATCGACGTCATCGGCGACGCCGACCTCGAGCGGTTCGACGAGGCCCTCGACATCGCGCTGGGCGATCCGAACGTCGGTGCGGCGGTCGTCGTCAGTGCGCCCACTGCAGTGCTCAGGTACGACGAGCTGGCGGAGGCGGTTATCAGCCGCCACACCGAACACGAGAAGCCGGTCGTCACCTGCCTGATGGGCGGCGACCGCGCGCGGGCCGCCGAGATCAGCCTGCGGGAGTTCGGCGTTCCGAACTACTTCGACCCCGCCCGGGCGGTGTCGGGGCTCGACGCACTCGCACGCTACCGGCGCATCCGCGAGCGGTCGGTCGACGCGCCGGCGACGTTCGACGTCGACCGCGAGCGCGCCCGCGAGGTGCTGGCTCGCGCCGAGAGCCGGACGGACAACCGCCTCGGCGTCGAGGCGATGGACCTCCTCGAGGCGTACGGGATCCCGACGCCGACCGGGGAGATCGTCGACGACCCCGACGAGGCCGTCTCGGTCGCCGAGTCGATCGAGGGGGAGGTCGTGTTGAAGATCGTCAGCCCCGACATCTCCCACAAGTCCGACATCGGCGGCGTCAAGGTCGGCGTGAGCGACGACGAGGTGTACGACGCCTACGAGGACGTCGTCGCTCGGGCGCGCAACTACCAGCCCGACGCGACGATCATCGGCGTGCAGGTCCAGGAGATGGTCGATCTCGAGGCGTCGACGGAGACGATCGTCGGGATGAACCGCGATCCGCAGTTCGGCCCGCTCTTGCTGTTCGGCCTCGGCGGTATCTTCGTCGAGATCCTCGAGGACACCTCGATCCGGGTGGCCCCGATCGGGGAGGGAGCGGCCCGGGAGATGGTCGACGAAATCCGGGCAGCGCCGCTGTTGCGCGGCGCCCGCGGCCGCGAACCGGCGGACGTCGAGGGCGTCGTCGAGACGATCCAGCGACTCTCACAGCTCGTCACCGACTTCCCGGCGATTCTCGAACTCGACGTGAACCCGCTGGTCGCGGGGCCGGACGGCGTACAGGCGATCGACCTCAGACTCACGGTTGACACGGAGGAGCTATGA
- a CDS encoding DUF7344 domain-containing protein yields MSTTQTTSDGAVANDVGNDHRDETQPADLEKDDIFHILQTRRRRDALRYLQGTDEPVRMRDLAEQVAAWENETTVEQLSSDERQRVYISLYQSHLPKLDEEGIINYNQSRGIVERTPAADQFDPYLEPTDEEAADADGEGVETNVSSYYFGAAFVSTLLLLASATGLSALAGITLGAVILALFVSVTVAQRYLN; encoded by the coding sequence ATGAGCACGACACAGACCACTTCCGACGGCGCGGTCGCGAACGACGTTGGGAACGATCATCGTGATGAGACGCAGCCGGCCGACCTCGAGAAGGACGACATCTTCCACATCCTGCAGACGCGGCGTCGCCGGGACGCGCTGCGGTACCTGCAGGGAACCGACGAGCCGGTACGCATGCGCGATCTCGCAGAGCAGGTAGCGGCCTGGGAGAACGAGACGACCGTCGAGCAGCTGAGTTCGGACGAGCGCCAGCGCGTGTACATCTCGCTGTACCAGTCGCACCTGCCGAAACTCGACGAGGAGGGGATCATCAACTACAACCAGAGTCGCGGGATCGTCGAGCGCACGCCCGCGGCCGACCAGTTCGATCCGTACCTCGAGCCGACCGACGAGGAGGCAGCCGACGCGGACGGCGAGGGCGTGGAGACGAACGTGAGCAGCTACTACTTCGGCGCCGCGTTCGTGAGCACGCTCCTGTTGCTCGCCTCCGCGACCGGCCTCTCCGCGCTCGCCGGCATCACGCTCGGCGCGGTTATTCTCGCGCTGTTCGTCAGCGTCACCGTGGCACAGCGCTATCTGAACTGA
- a CDS encoding PRC-barrel domain-containing protein, protein MDDTPQEITSLVGREVYSNNGVFVGDVEDLRLNVDGEAVTGLALGNLNTELFAEEARSARGVILPYRWVRSVGDVILVNDVVERVREPDDEEEVVA, encoded by the coding sequence ATGGACGACACACCCCAGGAGATCACGTCCCTCGTCGGGCGCGAGGTGTACTCGAACAACGGGGTCTTCGTCGGCGACGTCGAAGACCTCCGGCTGAACGTCGACGGTGAAGCCGTGACCGGACTCGCGCTCGGAAATCTCAACACGGAACTGTTCGCCGAGGAGGCACGGAGCGCCCGCGGCGTGATCCTTCCGTACCGCTGGGTTCGCTCGGTCGGCGACGTTATCCTGGTCAACGACGTCGTCGAGCGGGTGCGCGAACCGGACGACGAGGAAGAAGTCGTCGCCTGA
- a CDS encoding universal stress protein: MYDRILLPTDGSATIDRALEHALDLATTYDAALHVLYVIDATVFANDVEMGTIVEEFETSGNRIVTDVETRAREAGFDRIVTDVARGAPHGEILEYATDHDIDLIVMGTHGRTGIDRYLLGSVTEKVVRMSDVPVLTVRQERE, from the coding sequence ATGTACGACCGGATCCTCCTTCCGACGGACGGCAGCGCGACGATCGACCGCGCGCTGGAACACGCGCTCGACCTCGCGACGACGTACGACGCGGCGTTGCACGTCCTCTACGTGATCGACGCGACCGTGTTCGCCAACGACGTCGAGATGGGGACGATCGTCGAGGAGTTCGAAACGTCCGGCAACCGGATCGTCACCGACGTCGAAACGCGCGCGCGGGAAGCCGGGTTCGACCGGATCGTCACCGACGTCGCCAGAGGCGCTCCCCACGGCGAGATCCTCGAGTACGCGACCGACCACGACATCGACCTGATCGTGATGGGGACTCACGGGCGAACGGGAATCGACCGCTACCTGCTCGGCAGCGTCACCGAGAAGGTCGTCAGGATGTCCGACGTGCCGGTGTTGACCGTCCGTCAGGAGCGGGAGTGA
- the pyrB gene encoding aspartate carbamoyltransferase, translating to MCHEHLITSKQLSRADIEQVLDRAAEIAADPDAVAGRHVGTLLGLLFFEPSTRTKMSFETAMKRLGGDVVDMGSIESSSVTKGESLADTVRVIEGYADALVLRHPKQGSATMASEFVDVPLVNAGDGAGHHPTQTLLDLYTIRESAGLDDLTIGIMGDLKYGRTVHSLAYALTNFDAQQHFISPESLRLPREVVYDLHQEGASVREHDGLEAVLPSLDVLYVTRIQRERFPDENEYQQVAGEYQIDAADLEAANDDLTVMHPLPRVDEIAPDVDETSHAAYFEQAHNGVPVRMALLDLLIGGSQ from the coding sequence ATGTGCCACGAGCACCTCATCACGAGTAAACAACTCTCGCGGGCGGACATCGAGCAGGTCCTCGACCGCGCCGCCGAGATCGCCGCCGATCCGGACGCCGTCGCCGGCCGCCACGTCGGGACGCTGCTCGGCCTGCTCTTTTTCGAGCCGAGCACCCGGACGAAGATGAGCTTCGAGACGGCGATGAAACGCCTCGGCGGCGACGTCGTCGACATGGGGTCGATCGAGTCCTCGAGCGTCACGAAAGGCGAGAGCCTCGCCGACACGGTTCGGGTCATCGAGGGGTACGCAGACGCGCTCGTCCTGCGCCACCCGAAGCAGGGGTCGGCGACGATGGCGAGCGAGTTCGTCGACGTGCCGCTCGTCAACGCCGGCGACGGCGCTGGCCACCACCCGACCCAGACCTTACTCGACCTCTACACCATCCGGGAGAGCGCCGGACTGGACGATCTGACGATCGGGATCATGGGCGACCTGAAGTACGGACGGACGGTCCACTCGCTGGCCTACGCGCTGACGAACTTCGACGCCCAGCAACACTTCATCAGCCCGGAGAGCCTGCGGCTGCCCCGCGAGGTCGTCTACGACCTCCACCAGGAGGGGGCTTCGGTCCGCGAACACGACGGCCTCGAGGCGGTCCTCCCCTCCCTCGACGTGCTCTACGTCACCCGTATCCAGCGCGAGCGGTTCCCCGACGAGAACGAGTACCAGCAGGTCGCCGGCGAGTACCAGATCGACGCGGCGGACCTCGAGGCGGCGAACGACGACCTGACGGTGATGCACCCGCTCCCGCGCGTCGACGAGATCGCCCCCGACGTCGACGAGACGTCCCACGCGGCGTACTTCGAGCAGGCCCACAACGGGGTGCCGGTCCGAATGGCGCTGCTCGACCTCCTCATCGGTGGTTCACAATGA